One part of the Procambarus clarkii isolate CNS0578487 chromosome 41, FALCON_Pclarkii_2.0, whole genome shotgun sequence genome encodes these proteins:
- the LOC123761086 gene encoding zinc finger protein 571, which yields MEAEQTRSTATVNSRHNYKHAVVQQLLPVMSEDTDIDNFELPVIKEGIAGGECLIYVKTEESEEEILFINSDKCSVACQTDASFHAVPSQPSIPNVPIFFCALPLPGSATTQCYIPILIDVGVGTNPSAVCSKTYNKVNHDTDSNDAVSISAQSQVTNKFQKHNDVKPPKLSCIKKSENPVLESAGRRVAQTSTTTKAGDVLNVVHNPTRKPPINNVLDNSRTDLIKKKRGRKKKVICEVDNKISRRKPTRTSLSDLDGKVSGRRKRRKKRDADFEYDLDSEEDANVDLEIDDDDQDEDWKINAQKGSDDEKLVEGKALKTLWGNAGDLKAAPVIKELEVKEGSEEEDVEYKNLIDTVVQEYGDSSDAYDEGKEDSDEGVCNIISGDEEDHFDGNKVHTIGISDLASENEFKISKQIKKYSDKAKEKYRQEKVLKEDGKVMYKCLKCNEEFELRIQLKEHRKVHTMQLRIYECSHCDKVFTEARKYYSHLGFHDRLFECRSCGRRFSLLGNLKKHLTIHQGAPDQVCEVCGNQFLNPDQLKLHHETQHNGDNIRPYKVECMHCNKKYVREEAFNQHLSKAPYKCSLCDASLGCESKLKTHVRYQHGQCVCEFCGKSFKKNSIIHHIKVVHREACVKCPLCPKKFAYRSKMLAHFDANHTLEKKYKCNQCNYTARTANTLNLHRRRYHTDPNKLHRYGCKLCGRKFFLPSKLTLHYRTHTGEKPFKCQSCGKAFASKYNMMEHEKCVHGERVQLKHPDGSTTVRIVKHRRAPRAPGRRCDLCGVDLPSSSAVLNHMREEHDAHSLPEDSLESTKDTKMEPPQNRESNKDKYQVKGEQQYEVIEGCDQDLILTASSGLVNIHADSIPEYATHVEIDGVEYQVVRQ from the exons ATGGAAGCTGAGCAAACGAGGTCTACAGCTACCGTAAATTCTCGGCATAACTACAAACATGCTGTAGTTCAACAACTGCTGCCAGTAATGTCTGAGGATACTGACATTGATAACTTTGAGCTTCCAGTAATAAAAGAAGGTATCGCTGGAGGTGAATGCTTAATATATGTTAAAACTGAAGAGAGCGAAGAAGAAATATTATTCATCAACTCGGATAAGTGTTCAGTTGCATGCCAAACTGATGCATCTTTCCATGCCGTTCCTAGTCAACCTTCAATTCCCAATGTTCCTATATTTTTTTGTGCTTTACCATTGCCTGGCTCAGCAACTACTCAGTGCTACATTCCCATCTTGATTGATGTTGGTGTAGGAACAAATCCTTCTGCAGTCTGCTCCAAAACTTACAATAAGGTGAACCATGATACTGACAGTAATGATGCTGTCTCGATCTCGGCACAAAGTCAGGTGACAAACAAGTTTCAGAAGCATAATGATGTGAAGCCTCCAAAGTTATCGTGCATCAAAAAATCTGAAA ACCCAGTATTGGAATCAGCTGGAAGAAGGGTGGCACAGACAAGTACAACAACCAAGGCGGGAGATGTTCTAAACGTAGTTCACAATCCAACCAGAAAACCACCTATAAATAATGTTCTAGATAATTCACGCACAGATCTAATTAAGAAAAAGAGAGGAAGAAAAAAGAAAGTTATTTGCGAGGTAGATAACAAGATCAGTAGACGAAAACCAACTCGCACCTCACTCTCAGACCTAGACGGCAAGGTCTCaggtaggaggaagaggagaaaaaAGCGAGATGCAGATTTTGAATATGATCTTGATAGTGAGGAAGATGCAAATGTTGATCTGGAGATTGATGATGATGATCAAGATGAAGACTGGAAAATTAATGCCCAAAAAGGTAGTGACGATGAAAAATTAGTGGAAGGCAAAGCTTTAAAGACACTTTGGGGTAATGCTGGTGATCTAAAAGCAGCACCAGTGATTAAGGAATTAGAAGTTAAAGAAGGTTCAGAGGAAGAAGATGTAGAATACAAGAATTTAATTGATACTGTTGTGCAGGAATATGGGGACAGTAGTGACGCATATGATGAGGGGAAAGAAGACTCCGATGAAGGTGTATGTAACATTATCTCGGGCGATGAAGAAGATCATTTTGATGGAAATAAAGTTCACACCATTGGTATAAGCGATTTAGCCTCTGAAAATGAATTTAAGATatcaaaacaaataaaaaagtATTCAGATAAAGCAAAAGAAAAGTATCGACAGGAAAAAGTATTAAAGGAGGATGGAAAAGTAATGTACAAGTGTCTGAAATGCAATGAAGAATTTGAATTGCGCATACAGCTAAAGGAACACAGAAAAGTACACACTATGCAATTGAGAATATATGAATGTAGTCACTGTGATAAAGTGTTTACAGAAGCTCGTAAATATTATTCCCACTTGGGTTTCCACGATCGCCTTTTTGAATGCCGTTCATGTGGACGGAGATTCTCCCTGCTGGGTAATTTAAAGAAGCATCTAACCATTCACCAAGGTGCACCAGATCAGGTATGTGAAGTATGTGGCAATCAGTTTTTGAACCCCGATCAGTTGAAGTTGCACCACGAAACTCAGCACAATGGTGACAATATTCGCCCCTACAAAGTTGAATGCATGCATTGTAACAAAAAATATGTTAGGGAAGAGGCTTTTAACCAACATTTAAGTAAAGCTCCATATAAATGCTCATTATGTGATGCTTCATTGGGCTGCGAGTCTAAATTAAAAACTCATGTAAGATACCAGCATGGCCAGTGTGTTTGTGAATTTTGTGGGAAGTCTTTTAAAAAGAACTCAATAATACATCATATTAAAGTAGTCCATAGAGAGGCATGTGTAAAGTGTCCTCTGTGTCCTAAGAAGTTTGCTTATCGTTCAAAAATGCTAGCACACTTTGATGCAAACCACACACTTGAAAAAAAGTATAAATGCAATCAATGTAATTACACTGCCCGAACAGCCAATACACTAAATCTTCATCGCCGTAGATATCATACGGATCCTAACAAACTTCATCGCTACGGTTGTAAACTCTGTGGACGTAAATTTTTCCTTCCTTCCAAGCTTACCCTCCATTATCGtactcatacaggagagaaaccattcaAGTGTCAAAGTTGCGGCAAAGCATTTGCTTCAAAGTATAATATGATGGAACATGAGAAATGTGTACatggtgagcgagtacagctgaaGCATCCAGACGGCAGTACCACTGTGCGAATAGTTAAGCACCGTCGTGCCCCACGTGCTCCTGGCCGACGCTGTGATTTGTGTGGAGTTGATTTACCATCTTCATCTGCCGTACTCAACCATATGAGAGAAGAGCATGATGCTCATTCCTTGCCAGAGGATTCCTTGGAATCTACAAAAGACACTAAAATGGAACCACCACAAAACAGAGAATCGAATAAAGACAAATACCAGGTAAAAGGTGAGCAGCAATACGAGGTGATAGAAGGTTGTGATCAAGATCTGATACTCACTGCTTCTTCTGGATTGGTAAACATCCATGCAGATTCCATCCCTGAGTATGCTACACACGTGGAAATTGATGGGGTGGAGTATCAGGTGGTCCGGCAGTGA